In a single window of the Sulfurimonas sp. hsl 1-7 genome:
- a CDS encoding class I SAM-dependent methyltransferase, translating to MNIEKKLKQMYTSRSKHSNYQVLASELEPFLNSNEVKINSRNEKIRLDYILSNVKIKDKNVLDIGGNTGYFSFELLANEAKNVTYYEGNKEHAEFVKLASKILNRDAQILIHNEYYDFKQDDKYDIVLLLNVLHHIGDDFGDDSLSKQKALAQIIEYLNNVLLQADTVVFQLGFNWKGNILLPLFESGTKKELIEFIISNLNEKFQVVKIGVAQKIGNIIKFEDVNERNIERDDSLGEFLNRPIFIIKKKNLNK from the coding sequence ATGAACATTGAAAAGAAATTAAAACAAATGTATACTAGTAGAAGTAAACATTCAAATTATCAGGTATTAGCAAGTGAACTAGAACCATTTTTGAATAGTAATGAGGTAAAGATAAACTCAAGAAATGAAAAAATAAGGTTGGATTATATTTTAAGCAATGTAAAAATTAAAGATAAAAACGTACTTGATATAGGTGGTAATACAGGATATTTTAGTTTTGAATTATTAGCTAATGAAGCGAAAAATGTAACTTATTATGAGGGTAATAAAGAACATGCAGAGTTTGTAAAACTTGCATCAAAAATATTAAATAGAGATGCTCAGATACTTATACATAACGAATACTATGATTTTAAGCAAGATGATAAATATGATATTGTTTTATTACTCAATGTATTACATCATATTGGAGATGATTTTGGTGATGATTCACTTTCAAAACAGAAAGCGTTAGCACAAATAATAGAATATTTAAATAATGTATTACTACAGGCAGACACTGTAGTTTTTCAATTAGGTTTTAATTGGAAAGGTAATATTTTATTACCTCTCTTTGAAAGTGGAACAAAAAAAGAGTTGATTGAGTTTATTATTTCTAATTTAAATGAAAAATTTCAAGTTGTAAAAATAGGTGTAGCGCAGAAGATTGGAAACATTATTAAATTTGAAGATGTAAATGAAAGGAATATTGAAAGAGATGATAGTTTAGGTGAGTTTCTAAATAGGCCTATTTTTATTATTAAAAAGAAAAATTTGAATAAATGA